A genomic stretch from Larimichthys crocea isolate SSNF chromosome XXII, L_crocea_2.0, whole genome shotgun sequence includes:
- the LOC104939317 gene encoding follistatin-related protein 1: protein MLTVSVLLLPLLLSSLLVSSSPLAKDQSVCARTSCGAGRECVSTDRGEPVCRCLQSCDVTEHWVCGSNSKSYRNHCELHRDACITQTKIHVDHRGRCVEKPTQADVSPIVCFLSDRDWLRERVIQWIQTEVGSTDGDSNVTSANDVLQTYFKTYDNGDSELDSKEFLSFLKHNETALNLTYSNTLETNLLLRSLCVDALIELSDENADWKLSLTEFINCLTPSYHPYERKCALEDEVFEDGAETRMECNKCVCACGNWVCTALTCTGEHLIEEDVKEGAEEEEMTEEEWSRRVAELNASQVDGRQQQT from the exons ATGTTGACCGTCTCAGTGCTCCTGCTGCCgttgctcctctcctctctcctcgtctcctcctctcctctggccAAG gatcaGTCGGTGTGTGCGAGGACTTCCTGCGGTGCGGGTCGAGAGTGTGTATCGACCGACAGAGGAGAGCCAGTCTGTCGCTGTCTGCAG AGCTGCGACGTGACCGAGCACTGGGTGTGCGGCAGTAACAGCAAATCCTACAGAAACCACTGCGAGCTGCACAGAGACGCCTGCATCACCCAGACCAAGATACACGTGGATCACCGAGGACGCTGCGTGG AGAAACCGACACAGGCGGACGTGAGCCCGA tCGTGTGTTTCCTGTCGGATCGGGAttggctgagagagagagtgatccAGTGGATTCAGACGGAGGTCGGGTCAACCGACGGCGACTCGAACGTGACCTCGGCCAACGACGTCCTGCAGACGTATTTCAAG ACGTACGACAACGGAGATTCAGAGCTCGACTCCAAAGAGTTCCTGAGCTTCCTGAAACACAACGAGACGGCCCTCAACCTCACGTACTCGAATACTCTGGAGACAAACCTGTTACTGAG gtcTCTGTGTGTCGACGCTCTGATCGAGCTGTCGGATGAAAACGCCGACTGGAAGCTGAGTTTAACTGAGTTCATCAACTGTCTGACACCCAGCTACCATCCATATGAGAGaa agtgtgCTCTGGAGGACGAAGTGTTCGAGGACGGAGCCGAAACTCGGATGGAGTgtaacaagtgtgtgtgcgcctgtggAAACTGGGTCTGCACGGCTCTGACCTGCACAG GAGAACATCTCATAGAGGAGGATGTGAAGGagggagcagaagaagaggaaatgaCAGAAGAGGAGTGGAGCAGGAGAGTGGCTGAGCTCAACGCTTCACAGGTGGACGGTCGACAGCAGCAGacgtag